ttttgtttttaaataaagaaagaagtgtATATTTTTGGCAACAACAGAAACGTAGTGCAGATATATTTTTGCCTGTGCTGCTCAACTGTTTTTTTTCTGAtactgaaaataatattaatattcctgTTGATAAGACTTTGTAAGATGTTAGGGAGCTGACAATGGAGGGGCGGGTGGGGATCCTTCAGAGGCAATTTCTTAGGCACTTGCAAGGGCTTGGGGAAGGGGGGACACAGTTGTGATGACCTcagaaatactttttattaatgcTAAATACCAGttagaaagaaatgatagaattcagcattttatttatcttaatctAGTAAGGTCTGTAACTCCCTGCCTCCAAAccactgaaaagaagaaaataaccttCAGAGATTCTTAGAAGAGTTGCTCATTCACACCCCACCCTTGCCCTAGCTGGCCCACTTAGAGCTGAGGTTAACTTCTGTTGGAAGGTAAGGGAAGTAGATCCACCCCAAGGCTGCTGCGTTGAAGAGAGGTCCCAATGATTTAGCGCACTGGAACCAAGAGCCCCAGCACactctgccctcccccagcccaaaGTCTGAGGTTCTCCAACTTTCCCAAGCCCTTTGCATTCAATGCTGAGGCAGATTGTCAGGTTAGATTTGAAGAAGGGACCCAGACTGGGTGTGGATTGGTGCTGTGCAccgcctcccacccctgcccacagccCTTAGGAGTAGTGGCATTTCCTTCTGAGTGAGCAGAAGGAAAGGTCTGGGAGCTCTTTGGGAGGAGCAGGATGCCAATGCCAAGGATGGCTGTAATGACCtcagcctctcccagcctcagtcccTTCTTTGACAGTGAACTTAAATTGGGGGGGTGGGAAGGGACTCAGATTTTTAGATCTctgtctgggggaggggaaggatgtGGTCTGCAGAGCGGAAGCAGGGTTGGAAGATGCATGAGAGTGGAGCTCTATGTGTCACAGCGAGGAGGGTGAGTGGGTGTGCATGCAGAGCCGCTGTCTGCTGTGGGGTCACAACTGgtgcagtggcagagctggaagggacccgTCTTGAAGGGTCATTTGCTCCAGTCCTAGCAGGGGTTGGGGCAAAGgctcagtggcagagccaggaccagcCCTCAGGACCATGGCATCCTGGTCCTTGGCTCCCCTGCCCCACTGTGTGGGCTCCACATGGCTGTGTGTTCCTGTGTGTGTGACACATGGTATGAGTGCAGGGCTGTGCCTAAGGCGGGAGGGTGTCCACATGGCACTGACAGTCTTAGCTCAGAGCTGACGGATCCTCTCCATAGACGACAAACTTGAAGGGtcctcctgttttgtttttcctattggTGGGTGTCTCTCCTTGGGCTCCTGGGTCTACTGCTGCCTCCAGGTGCCCTGCCCTGAGGCTGCTGAGAGGACCCCTGCCCATTCTCATACTGAGTTCTAGGCAAGTGCCAGCCTCGGACTCTTAGGAAGGGCCTATGGGAATGGGGGGAGCCCAAGCCCCCTGAGAAAGGTCCCAAACTGGAACACAGGTTTTCAAAGACATAGGCTCCTCTTCCCAGCTTCCAGCATCTTCCTTGGTGTGCAGTGGGCCAGGTCAGGTGGGCAGCTTGCTCCCCTTCTCCTTTATCCCAGTTTACTTCCTGGGGAGAGGTGCCTAGAGGGACTGTGGTGTCTTCACCTGGGGATCTGGAGGAAGGTGGGCAAGTAGGCTTGGTGCCTTCCTGCCACGTCAGTCTGGATTAAAAGTGTGTCTAGCTCCTGACCACTTTGTCTTGATCTACTGAAAACTCGGGGACTGAGGGGTGCTCTCTTTCCCCGTTCACTTTCTCAACGTGGGACTTGGGTGGTGGGATTGGAGACCCAAGCCCTGGCTCCCACCCGCCCCCCTTTCCATCCCAGCCTGTTTCCATGTAGCAGACCCTTCctagggagcagggaggggaagcCACAGATTGCAAACCCAGGggctcctttttcattctttctaaaaCCTCCTTTTTATCCTCAGCCAAAAGGCAATGCCCCCGCCACCTCCAAACCTGGAATTGTGCATAACCCGGATCTTGTATCTTTGTATAACGGATGTTATTTGTACGAAGGGCAGTTCGTAAACAGCACTTgttcttttaataaaagaatgttttgcaaaaaaaaaaaaacaaaaccaaagagacCCTGCTTGGTCTGGCTTTATTGAAGGGAAAGGGAGGTGGGTGCCAACGGTGGAGCCTGCGGGAAGGCTGAGAAGGGGTATGGTACGCGACACTCCTGTCGGCACTTAGAGCAGCAGTTCACACGCCAGAGCGCACCAGGCACCCGGGCGCAAGTCGAGGACGCAGGTCCCAGCGCCGCACCCTACGGAACGCGGGCTGCAGGCCCGGGCGGGCGGGCTCCGCTCTTCACCGGCTCCCGGGGTGATGAGATGCGCCCCCGCTGCGCTTCCGGGAGCCCGGCCTTAGACTCTCCGTGGGAAAACAGCTCCCAGGAGGGTCCCCGCTCCCACGGGGGTGGCCTCGGGCGGCGGCGCTCCGCGCCGGGCATTCCGCAGACAGGCGCATCCTAAAGGGGGCGCCAGGAGCGGCCCGCGCCACGCCGCGGGGACCCGAGGAGGCTGCGGGGCGGGCGCCGCGGCCCAGCTTCCAGACCCCGCAGGGCCCAGCCCTTTCGCGTGCGGAGCCCTGCGGCGTCTTCCGGGCcgaggcggggccgggcgggcgggGAGGCGGAGGGAGCGGAAAGGTGAccgggcggggcggggtcggCAGGCGCGGCGCTCCGAGGACCGCGCTCGGCGTGGGGGCGATGCTGCGGCCGGCGGCACGCGGCGCCTGGGTGAGTaccccatgcccagcccagcccaggtcccCTCCTCTCCTGGTGCGGGAGCCCCCgtccccggccaggccccgtccCAAGCCCCGCCCCGTCCCAGGCCCAGCGTCCCCAGGACCCCGCGCAGCCGCCAGCTTCGCAGCTCGCCACTCAGCAGCCTTTCCCTGAGCTCCTGCTGGTGCCAGGATCTCCCCAGCAAGACTCCTTATCTTGTGACCCCTTTTTCAGACCCTCATTTCTCTCACTCCCGTTAAGCCTGTTAGCTCTTCCCTCCCAGATAGCTTCCCCGGCCTCCCCTTgtcagggattttatttttctgtttccaaaccACCGACTTGTGATGCCTGTGTGCCTTGCAGAACCTGAACCAGAGGCGGGACATCTTCTCCTGGCTAGTAAGTACCGCCAGCCTCCCCTCCTGCACAAGTCCCCCAGCCCCGGAGACCAGGGAGTGGAACCAGGAAGAATACAGCCGTATTCTCCCGACTCCAGGCTCCCAGCGCCTTGCCTCTGTCACCCTGATGGCTCTAGGGGAGGTGGAGTGGACCAGAGGGCACTGGGCAGGGAGCCAAGCTTTGGCACTGAGAACAGCAGTGCCTGATTAACTGAGCCCCAGGTGTGGGTGGCCCTGCCATAGGATGGCAGGATCTGGGCCCTCCCTCCTAGCACCCAGGTAGGAGCCAGGGTTTGAGGGAGGGCAGCTGGACCCTGAAACCTGAGTGCCTCCATGGCCTTGAAATCTCTTCTCCATCCAGAGCTCAGGGTCCTTATGGTGTCATGCAGAGACTGTCCTTGCTGAGTGGCATCAGATCAGCCTCCTATGGAGGAAGCCTGCCAAACCCCTAGGCCAGTGGGAAACTGGCAGCAAAGTGCTTCTAGAGTTAGAGCTGACCCTGAGCCCCTCATCTTCCCTGACCCCAGGCCCGGTGGTTCCCCAAAACCCCAGCCAAGCCCGTGGTGGCCCTGAAAACACCCATCAAGGTGGAGCTGGTAGCTGGGAAAACCTacaggtggtgtgtgtgtggccaCAGCAAGAAACAGGTGAGAGACCCTACCCCGCCTTCCCGTTGACCTATGACACTTCCCGTTGACCTATGATACTTCCCGTTGACCTATGACACTTCCCGTTGACCTATGACCTATGGGACAGGATAGTGTCTCCTGGGAGTTCCACCCAAGATGGACCTCTTCTTCCCACACATACCTGAGGGACACCAAGGGGGCTTGGAGGTGAAAGAATACTCGCAGGCCAGCGCCACCAGCAGCCTTGAGCTCACTTGTCTGCATCTACCCCTTGAAATGAAGCTggagagacagaaaatcagtCACACAGCCTGGCTGCTGGAGCCCAGCTTCTGGACTCTTCTGGTCTCTTTCCTTTTCAGAGGCACCTTCCTGGGCTCCCAGCTCGAAGGCACCGAGAGACACACCTGTCTCTTTCCCTCACTCCTTCCTCCTTCCGGGAAGCTTATAGGCCATAGGTTCCCAGGCCCTCGACCCCAATATTGGGAAGAGATTCTGCCCAGGCTCTCTTGCTCCCAAAGCTTCCCAGCCTTCCCCTGTGCCCCTCTCCGGTCCTCTTCTTCCAGAAAACCCTTCCCTTTCTGTTAACAGTTGATGTGACTTTCCTGGTTGCCCACCACAGCCTGCTGTCTTCTCAGCCTCGTTGCCTGCCCCAGACCCCTTCTCCCTTCTGCCCCAGCAGGAACCCTGCCCATATTCTTAGCCTCCTGGGAGGGCCCCTTCCTTCCTGAGCTAAGCTCTGAACTGTGTTCCTCCAAGCTGTGTGGTATGGTGTCAGCGACCCAGCATCCCGAATCCCACTTAGGtgcacctgcctctgcctcatgCCCTCTGGGCCAGGTTGCTGATTTTTATTGGCATAATTCTCTCACCTCTCCTCCCATCCCACCCTGGTTCCAAGGTCAAGAGGCCTTGGCTCCAGCTCAGCCACTAACTAGCAACGCAagtcacctctctgggcctgtttccatCACCCAGTTTCTGCTTGAACAGCTTCTGGGAGGATGGGGAGTGCACTCACTCCTGCACCAGGCAGCCGGTTTGCTGTGggacctcccctcctccctgtcaTGCCAGTTGTTGCCTAGAGCCAGAAAAAACTGCTATCACAGTGTTAAGGCAGGCAGGCTCTCTGGAACCCAGAGAAGTTTTTATCCTGggaacatgagaaagaaaaaaatttcatgaacCAACAGAGACTCAgagccataagaaaaaaaaaaaaaaaaagcctattagCGTAAATGTTGCTGATACCGGAGGTCACCTTGAAAATTCTGTCCTTGTGCCCTGGCCCTCTAGGCCCCCCAGGGACTAGTACTGTAAAGACACGTACttactgaacacttactatggGCAAGTGCACGAtgagcattatttattttctttccttgtgacAACCCTACCGGTTACCCCCACGTTACATGAAAGAGGTAAATAAGTGAAGCCAGGCAGCCTCCCTCGGGAGCCTGGGCCCCAGAGACTGTGCTCCACTCTCCCTGAGCTCCAggacctgccctgccctggccagaGGTGGGGTCAGGTCTTTGACTCCTCTCTTTCCCCCGCCAGCCCTTCTGCGATGGCTCCCACTTCTTCCAACGCACTGGCCTATCCCCACTCAAGTTCAAGGCCCAGGAGACCCGCACTGTGGCACTCTGTACCTGCAAAGCCACCCAGAAGCCCCCGTACTGTGATGGCACCCACAGGAGTGAGCGGGTGCAGAAGGCAGAAGTGGGCTCCCCGCTGTGAGAGGGTGGCCTTGGCCCCAGGCCTGATGGGAACCCCTTTGTGGGAAGGAAGCCAAGTGCTGAGCCCAAGAAGGGATCATCCAAAGACCCCAGCGCCCACAGCTGGCTCGTGAAGGAATCGCTCCTCATAACCGGAGGTCCCTAGTCTGGGGCAGCCGGGAGTGGGTCCATGGTTCAGCACCTGCTGGTGGTGAAGATGGCATTAAATAAGCATGCCCACCCAGAGTGGTGTCCTTGTGGTCACTGGTGTGAGGCACATGCCTGTCTCCTGCTCCAGATTTCAGCCTGTGCGTGGGCTGAGGGCACCTGACCAGCTGCAGAGAGGGCTATTCAGGTTCATCCCATATAGGGCCCCCAAGGCAGGGAGAACCCAGAGATAAGAGGCATAATGAGGCTAGGGGACCCCCGTTCCGCCCTTCTCTGTACCCCAAAGAACTACAGGCTCCAGAGAGTATGCAGCATTTATTACAAAGCCAAGAGATACAAATGTCCCAGGGCAGGAGGGTACAGTCACAGGACCTCAGACACACGACAAGGTGCAAACACAGACAAACCCATGGGAGGGGGCGTGTCCCGACCCACACACCTAGGTTGTGATAGAACCTCCACTCCTGCCCCCTCGCCTCCAGAGCTATGTACATTTGAGGAAACGAGGTGGGCAGTGATCCGCTGGGGCCTGTCCCTATGGAGGTGGTCCACTGACCTCTCCGGAGTGGGGCCGGGGTCAGAGCTGCCATCTTGTGCTTTTAGATGCCGACATTGCTCTGTCCTGCCTGGGGCCTCAGCAGAGGGTGGAGAGGGACCTGGAGGGCTGTTTGCCTCTGGCAAAATCTGGGGTCTGTGCTTGTCTGAGGttaaccccaccccaccccctccactcTCGGCCCTAAGTCCTGCTAGTGAGGGTTCctgggtgagggcaggggccaggagagGGTGAAGCGGTTCACAATACTAAAGCCACAGTGGAATTTCAGGGGCTGAGAGGCCTCCCGTGGCCTGAAATCTTCCACAAGATAAATGATGTGAAGGGCCACACACACAGGAGCGAGAAGAAAAGAGGCAAAACTATCTATTCTTTGCACAAAGTTGCCACTGCAAGAGGAGGCGGCGAGGGAGATGCCATCTCTGCAGCCCGCCGCCCCTCGGGACCAGGGGGTAAGCTGCACTGGTAAAAGGCACTGTCTGAGCAACTCTCTGGACATTCGACGACGGGGGGCACTGGTCAGGGCAGGGTAGCAGCCGACACGGGTAGAGAACAGGGTGCACCCCTGCACGCAGCCAGTCAGAATTGTGCCTAAAGCtttgggggctggtggggcccCCAACATCCCATCTGCCTTGGGAAACAGGGAGAGGGGGGCAGAACTTTACTGGGCCTCACATGACCCCTCCAGTCTACCTCCTGgtgcccccccaaaaaagagcAGAGCAAATTACACAAGACCCCCTAAAAATGAACACCCCAtccctcacacatacacacacacataaagtttGTTTTCTGTGGCATTTAAATTAATCTGGTTGGTCCATAGAAAATAAGTATGTATATTTGGTTTTtcctatgtacatatatatagagatttatttataaaacccgccccccacccccaaggtgGGAGGAGCTGGGGCAAGTAGAAGAGGTGGAAAAAAAGGGCCCAGAAAAAGTGGAGGGAGTGGAGAGGCATGGCTGGAAACGAGGGCCAGGGTCCCTTTCCTCAAGTTAAGGGGGGCACGGGCGCGCCGTTGATAGTCATCTTGCGCCCCCTGCTGGTGGAGGATGGTGTCTGCAGGCAGTTCGAGGTGCCCCCGTTGGCAGCTGTGGTGGCCCCGCTGGCTGTCgaagggggagtgggggaggtagggtgggtggtgggtggcccatgggagctgggagagccatgggagggggtggctgggctgggcagggaggaggaggtggccggcagggtggcagggctgggagcctTGTCGCTGACAGACTCACACTCGGACGCCCCGCTGGTGTTGGTGCCCTCGGAAGGAGTGGGCACTGTGGGCAAGGTGAGCCGCTTGCAGGCTGGCTGGACACGGTACTTGAGGGGGAGAGGCCCGTTCTGCggggacagggaagaggagagagccagggaaggggagggtgtcAGGACAAACAGGCCACCAGGGAGCCACCCAGCTCCACCCTACAGTGCCCAGgtaagaagaaagggaaggcacGGGGTCTtggagaagacagagacacaggCGCACCCAAAGACCCAGAGACTTGGAGAGAAACAGAGGAGAGAGGGCAGCTAAAACGCAGAGGGCATCTACGTCTGATCCCTCACTGGGGCAATCTGCCAAAGGAGCCTTTCCTCCAGCGTGTGGGAAGTCGTCAGCAAGAGATGGACATGCCAGCTCACGGGGCAAAGGATGGGCTGTCTGATTAGAGGAGGTTGGCCCATGTGGCCACAGACCAACGTCAGCCCCTGCAGGCGTCTGCTCCCTGCCCGGCCCGCCCCGCCAGGCTCACCCGCCGCCAGGGGTAGATGTAGGCGATGTCCATGAGGGTGTAGTACTCCTTTAGTGGCTCGTCCTCGTACAGAACCTCCACCTGGGGGGGAAGCAGAGGACCCCATGACCCTGGCCAGACTCAGGGCTCCAGGCTGAGTCTTGGGGACTGGGAGGCGGGGCAGTGGGAAGGACGGATTTGCAGGTGACCCCTCCTTCCTCTTGGGTTTCACCGTGTATGTGACTTTCCTATCAGGGTTGTCCCAACATAAGCACCAGGTGGGAAGGGATCCAGAGAAGACACCCCCATTGTTAGCAACCCCACCATCCACACCGTCTCGGTCTCCTATCTCCGGCAGCTCTCCCAGAGGAGCTAAAAAGGCTCAGGGGCATCTCCTGCAACCCTGGCTGTCACCCCTGGCTGCACAATGGAGTCACCCAGGGAGCTCTAAAAAATACCAACGCTTGTGTCTCaacccagagattctgacttagCTGGTAAGACGTGAGTCCACTCACGTGACTTAACGTGCAACAAAGTTTAGAATCCACTCTCCTAGATCCtcactactcaaagtgtggtccggGGCCCTTCAGCAtctaggagcttgttagaaatgcagaatctactgaatcagaatttgcacTTTAACAGTATCTCCAGGGGACTGTAcacacactcaagtttgagaagcaaCGTCCTAGAGCTCCTCTGGAATTTCAGACTTGCCTTCCCGCAGCCAGCTGGCCCCAGAGAAGGCCCTGCTCGCTCGCACACACTCTACCACAGTTCTGAGTGCTACAAgtatgtgcacgtgcacacacacacacacacacaccgtctTGGTCCCATGCACCTCTGCATGCTGACTTCAACGGACCTAGACCACCCCACCCTCACTTGGTTTCAACCACCCTTCTGCAGGGGCTCAGTTACACAACCATGCAAGCCCTGGGTGACACCCAGCCAGTCCTGAACAACGGCTGGGATGCACAGATTGTCAGACAAACCCACGTACAGACACTCATGTTTTGAAAGGCGTGGGGACCCACCTTGTACTTGCTGGGCACATCCATCTTGTTGCGAAGAAACTTGGCAAGATGCATGACAGTCATGGCTGCTGGGCACCGCAGGAAGCGCACCCCTGTCTGCTGGGGCAGAGGCACCCATGGGAGGCGTGCAGCCCAGGCCACTCCCTCCCAGCTCACATCCCATTCCTGGGCCGGCCCCAGTACTCACCTTCTCCTTGTCCCCATCCCCATTCTCCAGGGGGCCCTTCTTCTCCTCCCGGTCcctgggggaggagaaagggggaaGCTAGGGAGATGCAGGAGCAGGCAGGCACCCCCAGTGCACACATCCAGAGGGCTCCCCCAAGGGAatggggccagggtgggagaaGTGGGTGACCTAGCCTGGAGCCCCAAAGGCCCAGCATGGGCTGGACTTGCCTGGCACCTTCGTAGAACTCGATGGAGAGGCTGACAATCTCGTCGTCGCTCAGAGCCCCCTTCTCTTGCTCTAGGACCTCACCGCGGTCCTCATTGGAGCCGTTGGGGACTGCAGAAGGAGAGAGCTCTGAGGGGTTGGCCAAAGAGGGGGAAGGGAGCCCGCCAAGGACCCAGGGGTCACAGAGCTCCTCAGGGTGAGCCCAGCCACCCTCTGGGCTGGCCGTCTGCAGCACAGATGAGGCACCATGCAGGAGGCCCGAGGGCGAGCGGAGGCAGCGCTAAGGACCCGCGTGGTCCCGTGAACACACTCACCCTCCGTCAGGGGGTAGGCTGCGTAGAAATCCCGTCGCCGTTTCATCTCATCTGGAGAAAAGAAGGAGGGTAAGGAGAGGACCACAGGCTGGGAAACGGGgcggtgggaagggggaggaaaggTGTACAAATACCTTTAAAAAGCCCAGGGACCAATTTGTAGACAATGTCTTGGAGGGTTTTGTCAGATCTGGGAAAAAATGTAGAGGGGCCTGTTAGcagccacccccgcccccatctcCCCAGCCAGGGGACCCCTCCTCTCCACCCGCTTCCTTAGACCCAGCGCCCAGGCATTGGGGTCCCTGTCTGGGCTTTACCCCTCTAGTACCTCTTAGCCCACGGCAAGCTGGGTGCAAccggagggaggggaggggcctgggtcCACACCCGTGCTCTGCCACTCCTGCCGCCTTGGCTGCGGGAAGccagcaggggtgagggggaCAGAGGGACGCTGACCCAGAGGATGGGCACGGGCAGGAGGGGCAGTGCCAAGCCCACCTGATGCTCAGCAGTGGGCGGGTTTTATGGACCTGCACGTCACACATGGGGCAGTACTTGTTGGTCTCCAGGTAGCGCACGATGCAGGTTTTGCAGACTTGGGGgtgtggagagagaaaggagagtcaGAGCCCCTTCCTGCCCCAAGACCAGCCTCCATGTCCCCTGCTCAGATCCAGACATCCCTTCTTCTCCACCTCGTCCCTGCAGTTCAGGCCTGTCAGAGGCCCAACGTGTGATTGGCACGTGTGGCAACTGCCCCTTATCCATCCTTGGGGAGGACGGatcttctgtgtctgtgtgtgagacaGGCTGGTGTCATGTACAGTGTATAAGGCAGCCCCAAGTCCCAAGCCCCCCACGGAGTATTAAACAAGAGCCAGCCTTCGGACACCTCCCTGGGTCCTCAACCCCTGGCCACCAAGCCTCTAGTGCAAACAAGGGGTGAAATTTCAGCCACAGagatgcaagagagagctgcgaTCTCAGATGCAAGTCCCTGCAATGAACAACTGAGCTGAGACACCCCCCAGGTCACCGCTTCCAGGGAGCCTCTCTGTGACCTGGGGCTTCCCGTAGACATGTGGAAGTGTTTGCTCTTCAGGGCACGGGCTTGTGTTCCACCTTCCCTGGGCAGTGCCCCCCAACCTGAGCAGAGGCTGCCCACCCTGAGAAGCAGCCCCTCCACCCAACTCACAGGAATGCAAG
The Eulemur rufifrons isolate Redbay chromosome 9, OSU_ERuf_1, whole genome shotgun sequence DNA segment above includes these coding regions:
- the PCGF2 gene encoding polycomb group RING finger protein 2 isoform X3 — translated: MHRTTRIKITELNPHLMCALCGGYFIDATTIVECLHSFCKTCIVRYLETNKYCPMCDVQVHKTRPLLSIRSDKTLQDIVYKLVPGLFKDEMKRRRDFYAAYPLTEVPNGSNEDRGEVLEQEKGALSDDEIVSLSIEFYEGARDREEKKGPLENGDGDKEKTGVRFLRCPAAMTVMHLAKFLRNKMDVPSKYKVEVLYEDEPLKEYYTLMDIAYIYPWRRNGPLPLKYRVQPACKRLTLPTVPTPSEGTNTSGASECESVSDKAPSPATLPATSSSLPSPATPSHGSPSSHGPPTTHPTSPTPPSTASGATTAANGGTSNCLQTPSSTSRGRKMTINGAPVPPLT
- the PCGF2 gene encoding polycomb group RING finger protein 2 isoform X2, with product MHRTTRIKITELNPHLMCALCGGYFIDATTIVECLHSFCKTCIVRYLETNKYCPMCDVQVHKTRPLLSISQGGRSGRARVWTQAPPLPPVAPSLPWAKRSDKTLQDIVYKLVPGLFKDEMKRRRDFYAAYPLTEVPNGSNEDRGEVLEQEKGALSDDEIVSLSIEFYEGARDREEKKGPLENGDGDKEKTGVRFLRCPAAMTVMHLAKFLRNKMDVPSKYKVEVLYEDEPLKEYYTLMDIAYIYPWRRNGPLPLKYRVQPACKRLTLPTVPTPSEGTNTSGASECESVSDKAPSPATLPATSSSLPSPATPSHGSPSSHGPPTTHPTSPTPPSTASGATTAANGGTSNCLQTPSSTSRGRKMTINGAPVPPLT
- the CISD3 gene encoding CDGSH iron-sulfur domain-containing protein 3, mitochondrial, which produces MLRPAARGAWNLNQRRDIFSWLARWFPKTPAKPVVALKTPIKVELVAGKTYRWCVCGHSKKQPFCDGSHFFQRTGLSPLKFKAQETRTVALCTCKATQKPPYCDGTHRSERVQKAEVGSPL
- the PCGF2 gene encoding polycomb group RING finger protein 2 isoform X1 yields the protein MPTAALQPLAPEPRLGAELPLLLEDLCYHLPWVDRGCTKGRRSPVPPPPDPGIMHRTTRIKITELNPHLMCALCGGYFIDATTIVECLHSFCKTCIVRYLETNKYCPMCDVQVHKTRPLLSIRSDKTLQDIVYKLVPGLFKDEMKRRRDFYAAYPLTEVPNGSNEDRGEVLEQEKGALSDDEIVSLSIEFYEGARDREEKKGPLENGDGDKEKTGVRFLRCPAAMTVMHLAKFLRNKMDVPSKYKVEVLYEDEPLKEYYTLMDIAYIYPWRRNGPLPLKYRVQPACKRLTLPTVPTPSEGTNTSGASECESVSDKAPSPATLPATSSSLPSPATPSHGSPSSHGPPTTHPTSPTPPSTASGATTAANGGTSNCLQTPSSTSRGRKMTINGAPVPPLT